The genomic stretch ATATTATTTTCCAATTAAAAACCTCCATTAAAAATTTATTTTTCTTTAATATAAATTTTACTTTATTAATAAGAAAATTTCAAGAAATATAAAAAGGTTGTTACAAACTTAATCTTTAAAAATATTTATTAGTTTATAACAACCCATATTTTATATTTTGATATTATTTATGTTTATGTTTAGAAGAACAGCAATCACAGTCAGGTTTTCCACAACCACAACCACCCTTTTTCTTCACTCTTATAACAGCTATAATTACAACTATAATAAGAACCACTAACACAAGTACAGTTGACAATGTCGATGAACCCATAATTATATCTCCTTTCTAAATCTGAAAAATTTTTGAAATATTAATTAACAGAAACAGCTCTCTTAACTTCACCTTTTACAACACTTGGTTTTCTAAATAGCATATATAGCATAAATAACAATACTATCCCTGCTATAAAAGTCCAAACAGTAGGTGCTGTTTTTAAAACTAATAAACTACCAAATTGATATACCATCAAGGCAACAGCATAAGCAAATAAAGATTGATAAATCAAAGTAAAACAAGCCCATCTTTTATCATTCATTTCTTCCCTCATTGCTCCTGTTGCTGCAAAACAAGGTATACATAGTTGATTGAATAGCATAAAGCTAAGAGCAGATACAGGTGTAAAAATAGATCTTGCAAATTCTAGCATACTTGGATCTTCTGAACCAACATCACCAAGTCCAGCGACAACACCAAATGTTGATACAACTACTTCTTTTGCTACCAAACCACTTAAAGTTGCCACAGTTGCTGTCCAATGTCCAAATCCTGTTGGAGTAAAAATAGGAGCGATAGTTTTTCCTATTGCTTCAAGAATAGAATGACTATCATTTGAAAATTCTACAAATTCAAAACTTGTTGAAATATTTTGTAAAAACCAAATTACAATAGTTGCTAGTAAAATAATAGTCCCTGCTTTAACAATAAATGCCTTAACTCTATCCCAAACAGTTCTAAGGACATTACTAACAACAGGAATATGATATTCAGGCAATTCCATAACAAATGGAGCAGGGTCTCCAGAGAAAGCTCTTGTTTTCTTTAACATAATTCCTGAAATGATAACTGCAAGAATTCCTGAAAAATAACATACAGGTGCAAACCACCAACCTCTACTTCCTGCAAATATTGAAGCAGCAAAGAATGCAATAATTTCTGTCTTAGCACCACAAGGCATAAATGAAGCAACAATAATTGTCATTTTTCTATCATTTTCATTTTCTATTGTTCTTGTTGCCATAATTCCAGGAACTGAACAACCAGTTCCTATTAAAATTGGAATAAATGATTTTCCAGAAAGTCCAAATTTACGAAATATTCTGTCTAAAATAAAAGCAATTCTTGACATATACCCAATATCTTCTAAAATCGCCATAAATAAATATAAAGTTGCAATTAGAGGAGTAAATCCTAATACTGCTCCCACACCACCAATTATACCATCTACAATTAAACTAGATAACCATGGAGCAACATTTATAGATTCTAACATAGAAGACACATTTCCACCTATCATATCTGTAAAAAATGTATCATTAACCCAATCTGTAATAGGACCTCCTACAATAGTAACAGATATATAGTAGATTAAAAACATAACTACTACAAAAATAGGTAAGGCAAAAATACGATTTGTTAGTATTCTATCTGCTCTATCACTCATTGTTAAACCAGTTCTTCCTTTTTTTACTGTTTGACTTATAATTTGTGATATATAGCTATAACGAGCATCGGTGATAATACCTTCTCCATCATCATCTAATTTTGTAGTTGCTTCCTTAATAATATTATCTATTTGTTGTCTTTCATCAGATGTTATTTTTAAATTTTCAGTTGCTTTTTTATCTCCTTCAAATAATTTAATAGCAAACCATCTTTTATATTGTGAAGAAGATAAATCTGAAATAGAGTTTTCTATATCAGATATAAATTTTTCTACATCTCCTTGAAATGCTTTAATATAATCTTGTTTTATTCCTGCAACTTTTTGAGCTGCCTCAATGACTTTATCAATATTTTTTCCTTTTAATGCAGAAATTTCTACAATAGGGCAACCTAATATTTCACTTAGTTTTTTAACATCAATTTTGTCACCATTTTTTTCTACTACATCCATCATATTAAGTGCAATAACCATAGGGATCCCTATTTCTGATAATTGTGTTGATAGGTATAAGTTTCTTTCAATGTTAGAGGCATCTATCACATCCACAATGACATCTGGCTTATCATTGACTAAATATTCTCTACTTACAACTTCTTCAAGTGTGTATGGTGATAATGAATAGATACCAGGTAAATCTGTGATTTTTACTTCTTTATTTTTTTTATAAGTTCCTGTCTTTTTTGATACAGTAACTCCTGGCCAGTTTCCTACATATTGATTAGAGCCTGTTAAGGCATTAAATAAAGTTGACTTCCCACTATTTGGGTTTCCAGCTAAAGCAATTGTTATACTCATTTTATTTCTCCATTTTCTATATTAAGAATCAATTATTTCAATTTCTACACATTCAGCATCTTCTTTTCTAAGACTCAGTTCATATCCACGAATAGATATTTGTACTGGATCTCCTAATGGTGCTACTTTTCTTATATACAATTCTGAATTTTTAGTAATACCCATGTCCATTATTCTTCGTTTTAATGGTCCAGTACCATGTATTTTTTTCACAATATAACTTTTTCCAACAACCGCCTCTTTCAGTGTCAGCATATCCTTTCCTCCTAATTTAGATATAGAATAGTTATTCTGATGTAACAATAATTCTTTGTGCAATATCCTTTCCAATTCCTATTCTACTGTCTTTAATATTTACAATTATATTTCCTGCATTTTCAGTTAGCACAGTAATATCAGCATTCTCTATAAATCCCATATTAGCAAGTTGTTTTTTCTGCTCGCCATCTAACCGGATTTTGATAATCTTCATTGTTTTTCCAATTGGTGCCATCAATAATTCCACAAATTTTCGCTCCTTTCTTTTTGACATTGCATTTTATTTTTCTAAAAATATATCTTATATATTATTAAATTATTTATGATTACACATTATAGTTCTTTTTATCTATTTGTCAATCAAATTTTCTATTATATAAAATATAAGTTTAAGAAATAAATAAAGTAACAAAATAGATATTGTTAAAAAATTTTTAAAATTTGAAGATAAGTAGATAAAAAGTAAGAATTTTATTCACTAATAAATTTTTTTATAAAATTATTTATAAAAAATAAAATAATTAAAAACTTTTTTTAAAAATATCAGTCTAAATGATTAGAAAAAAGTATTTCATTTTATTGAAATAATTTTAAGAACAATGTTAGAAATCATAATTTAAAAAATTTTTTTGTTTAAAACACTTGAAAAATCTTATAATATATGATATAAGATAATAGTATATTCTATATGTGAGTGTATTTTTATTAGGAGGAAGGATAAAAGATGACAAAAAAGGAATTTGCAAAATTATTGTTTGAAAAAGGGGTATTTACTACAAGAACTGAAGCTGAAAAAAAAGTTGATATTATATTTGATTCAATGGAGAAAATTTTATTAGATGGAGAAAATGTAAGTATTATCAACTTTGGAAAACTAGAAGTTGTTGAAAGAGCTCCAAGATTAGGAAGAAACCCAAAAACTGGACAAGAAGTAAAAATAGGCAAAAGAAAATCTGTTAAATTTAGACCAGGAAAAGCATTCTTAGAAAAATTAAACTAATATAAAAATAGAGTCCAATGGGCTCTATTTTTATAAAAAATTCCTTATTGATTTTTTTACCGATATTATTGGTTTATTTTCGTCATCTAAAATAATATCTCCACTTACACCATAAACTTCTCTTAACATCTTTTCAGTTATAACTTTTTTAGCTTCTCCTGAATTATATAATTTTCCATCATTTGATAGTATCACAATATGATCAGCATATCTAACAGCTAAATTTATATCATGAAGTATAACAACTATATCCACTTTTTTTGAGTTTATAAAATTTTGAAGAAATTGACATAGTTCAAGCTGTTTTTGTAAATCTAATGAGTTTGTTGGCTCATCTAAAAGAATAAGTTTAGGATTTCTAACTAATGTCTGAGCTATAAATACCATTTTTTTCTGACCACCACTTAATTCACTAAATGTCCTTGTTATCAAATCTTCAATATTTAATGCTTTGAGAATTTCTGTAACTGCCTTTATATCTTCATCAGAAATTTTCTGATTTAACTCTGGTAACCTCCCAAGCAAAACCATTTCTAAAACTGTCAATGGAGAAATATTTAAATCCATTTGAGGAAGATAAGAAATTAATTCTATTTTTTTATTAAAATTTATTTTAGATAAATTTATGCCCTCATAGTATATATTTCCTTGATATCTCAATAAACCAAAAATAGCTTTTAATAATGTTGATTTTCCTGCTCCATTTGGTCCTAATATTACATTGAAACCTCTAGCAAAATTTACTGATAAATTTTCAAAAATATTTTTTTTATATTTATTATAGGAAAAACTTAGTTCTTTTATCTCCAGCATTATATACTCCTTCTTTTACCAAATATCATACTGATAAAAAATGGTATTCCTATCACTGATGTAACAAGTCCAATAGGCAAAATCACTCCAGGAATAACTAATTTACTTATTAGAAAAGATAATGATAAAATAAAACCTCCTAATAAGGCAGATAAAGGCATAAAAAACCTTTGATCTTCTCCTACAATTAATCTTGCTATATGAGGTGCTATTAAACCTACAAAACCTATTGTTCCAACAAAACTAACTGCAACAGCAGAAAGAAGAGATACAATTAAAATAATATGTTTTCTTAATCTATATGGATTTACTCCTATGCTTTCTGCCTTAGCATCTCCTAAAGTCATAGCAGTTAGTTTCCAAGAATTTTTATACAAAAATATCATACACAATATTAATGTAATTAATACTATTATAAGTTTAGTCCAAGTTGTTTTTAATAAGCTTCCAAAATTCCAAAAAATAAGATTTTGTAATTTATCTTCATCAGCAACATATTCTAAAATCATTGTAAATGAAGTAAAAAGAAAGTTCAATGCTATACCAAATAATATTATTGCAGTTTTTCCTATTTCTCTCTGACTTGAAAACAAATATATCATTGTAGATATTAAAAATGTAAAGAAAAAAGCATTTCCTGTCACAGCCAATGTATCTGGTAGGTTAAGTATACTATTGTTTAAAACTAAAGCTAAAGCTGCTCCAAAAGAAGCAGCTGAAGTTATTCCTAAAGTATAAGGACTTGCTATTGGATTTTTTAAAATTGTTTGTATTTCACAACCACCAATACCTAAAGAAAATCCAACTACTATGGCCATTAATGACATAGGCAATCTAATCTTTCTAATAATCAGTATATTATTTCCTTCACCTTCATTGATAAAAATTGCTTTTAAAATTTCTTTAATACTTATAGAAGTTGAACCTACAGATATATTTAATAGAAATAAAAGCAAAAGTAAAATAATTATTATATTAATAATTAATATTCTTTTTCTAATTAAACTTTTATATATAATTTTATTACTTGATATATCTATATTTTTCTTTACTTCCATTATTTACTCCATTATTTTTTATTTTTATTCATCTTAGCTTTATCACAATCTTCTAAATTATACA from Fusobacterium simiae encodes the following:
- the feoB gene encoding ferrous iron transport protein B gives rise to the protein MSITIALAGNPNSGKSTLFNALTGSNQYVGNWPGVTVSKKTGTYKKNKEVKITDLPGIYSLSPYTLEEVVSREYLVNDKPDVIVDVIDASNIERNLYLSTQLSEIGIPMVIALNMMDVVEKNGDKIDVKKLSEILGCPIVEISALKGKNIDKVIEAAQKVAGIKQDYIKAFQGDVEKFISDIENSISDLSSSQYKRWFAIKLFEGDKKATENLKITSDERQQIDNIIKEATTKLDDDGEGIITDARYSYISQIISQTVKKGRTGLTMSDRADRILTNRIFALPIFVVVMFLIYYISVTIVGGPITDWVNDTFFTDMIGGNVSSMLESINVAPWLSSLIVDGIIGGVGAVLGFTPLIATLYLFMAILEDIGYMSRIAFILDRIFRKFGLSGKSFIPILIGTGCSVPGIMATRTIENENDRKMTIIVASFMPCGAKTEIIAFFAASIFAGSRGWWFAPVCYFSGILAVIISGIMLKKTRAFSGDPAPFVMELPEYHIPVVSNVLRTVWDRVKAFIVKAGTIILLATIVIWFLQNISTSFEFVEFSNDSHSILEAIGKTIAPIFTPTGFGHWTATVATLSGLVAKEVVVSTFGVVAGLGDVGSEDPSMLEFARSIFTPVSALSFMLFNQLCIPCFAATGAMREEMNDKRWACFTLIYQSLFAYAVALMVYQFGSLLVLKTAPTVWTFIAGIVLLFMLYMLFRKPSVVKGEVKRAVSVN
- a CDS encoding FeoA family protein — translated: MLTLKEAVVGKSYIVKKIHGTGPLKRRIMDMGITKNSELYIRKVAPLGDPVQISIRGYELSLRKEDAECVEIEIIDS
- a CDS encoding FeoA family protein, yielding MELLMAPIGKTMKIIKIRLDGEQKKQLANMGFIENADITVLTENAGNIIVNIKDSRIGIGKDIAQRIIVTSE
- a CDS encoding HU family DNA-binding protein, coding for MTKKEFAKLLFEKGVFTTRTEAEKKVDIIFDSMEKILLDGENVSIINFGKLEVVERAPRLGRNPKTGQEVKIGKRKSVKFRPGKAFLEKLN
- a CDS encoding ABC transporter ATP-binding protein; this encodes MLEIKELSFSYNKYKKNIFENLSVNFARGFNVILGPNGAGKSTLLKAIFGLLRYQGNIYYEGINLSKINFNKKIELISYLPQMDLNISPLTVLEMVLLGRLPELNQKISDEDIKAVTEILKALNIEDLITRTFSELSGGQKKMVFIAQTLVRNPKLILLDEPTNSLDLQKQLELCQFLQNFINSKKVDIVVILHDINLAVRYADHIVILSNDGKLYNSGEAKKVITEKMLREVYGVSGDIILDDENKPIISVKKSIRNFL
- a CDS encoding FecCD family ABC transporter permease, whose translation is MEVKKNIDISSNKIIYKSLIRKRILIINIIIILLLLLFLLNISVGSTSISIKEILKAIFINEGEGNNILIIRKIRLPMSLMAIVVGFSLGIGGCEIQTILKNPIASPYTLGITSAASFGAALALVLNNSILNLPDTLAVTGNAFFFTFLISTMIYLFSSQREIGKTAIILFGIALNFLFTSFTMILEYVADEDKLQNLIFWNFGSLLKTTWTKLIIVLITLILCMIFLYKNSWKLTAMTLGDAKAESIGVNPYRLRKHIILIVSLLSAVAVSFVGTIGFVGLIAPHIARLIVGEDQRFFMPLSALLGGFILSLSFLISKLVIPGVILPIGLVTSVIGIPFFISMIFGKRRSI